The stretch of DNA TGCAATCAGGGACCTCCAGACCAAGCTCAACATCTCTGATGTCTTCATCGACGGCGTGTCCCGaagtgtcattgccgtccgtgatgACCTATATGAATGTACATATTTTTATGAAGCACACAAAGATGAGGTGAGCATGCTCCTCTCGGACTCGTTGCATGGTTAGAGGGAGGCATCAAAGGCACACTGCCGCCGTCGGGTCGTAACATGCAACAATTTCTATTGTTGTATCTTATGTTGCCATGCAGcaagatgcttctgtcgatggcatTATATTGTTGTGTGTTGCCTGTGATGCCATTTTAGTTTCTTTCTCACATGATGCATCAATATAGTAAGTTTATCAAGAATTGCATGTATGTTTTATCTAGATCAAAAAAGGAAACTTCTCACATGATGCATCAATATAACTGAAAGGTTCATTACTTCAGTCCATTCTCTGAATGTGTTTTATCTGCACTGCTCTTATTCTAATCAAATATCACTACTTAGTATAGGTAGGAAAGTGAAAAAGGCGAACCTAACCTGACATCGCCCTAGCTTCCTCTCAAGAGGCGCACCAAGGGTGCACCCCAACCACTAGTTATATTCATGTTTTGGGGGGCATGGCACCTGAGGAATGATTTGATCTTTGGTAAGGGAAAGGAAACTATCTCTGCCTTTGTGAGTTTTATTCGAAACTATTGGGCATCCTTCTCATCCTGTCATTCCAATGTGAAGATGGAGATTAGCAACAAAGATAAGGAGAGGGCGGATGGTTTAACTTTTACTAATGATGTGCATGAGAATTTTGTGGCTTGGCAACCTCCTGCTAGGGAGTTCATTAAGATTAATATTGATGCAAGTTATGTGAAGGCCATGAGTGTAGCGAGTGTGGGTGTGGTGGCCAGGAACTATGCTGGAGAGGTTATCATTTCGTCGTGGGATTATATTGAGGTGTGCAATAGCATGGATGAAGAAGAACTGAGAGCGATCCTAGCAGGGTTGTAGATCGGTACTACTCTCCACAAGCCCATCATTTTAGAAACTGATTGTTCTTTTGTGGCATCTTCTTTTGGAAATGATTTTCGAGACATGTCTTCCCTAGTTGATCTAAAGATGGAAGCGTTGAGTATTTCCAAGAGGATGATAAATTGCAAGATATTCAAGATTAACAGAAGGGTCAATTGGGTGGCGCACCAAATTGCGAAGTTTAGTTTTGAAAATAGGCCCGATGGTGTGCTTCTTAATAGTGTTCCGCCCTGCATGGGGCTAAAGTTATAATGGATGATTGTATGAATGTTTTAAATTAATTAATATATGGGAGGGGGTTTAGAAAAAGGAAAAGTAACTTTGAGAGAGGGAGAAAAGGAGCACTATACGTATATTTGGCCCTTCATATTTCGGTTAGAAATAACATTTTCAGTTGCAAATCGATTTTCTATACCCTATAGATTACATTTCTCTTTTCATTAGTTTTTTATGCTCTTGTAGCAACTATTTGCGCATTTCTCTTAGCAAGATTCCCGCATCCACGCGCGTGGGCAGCATCTTGTTTGTACTATGATGGCCCATTGAGCAGAGCAGCTGACACACGCCTTTTACCTTTTTCTCCCTATCTTTCTTTATATTgttcctttattttattttatttttaagatGTTGCTTTGTCAATTATTCACGGCAATTGATGGCTGACCATCTGATGACATGTGGCCGGAAAAGACACATGCAAAAATAATGTCTACACACATGTTTTAGATTTTTTTTACTATTTCctcgtcctaaaataagtgtcttaaccttagtacaactttgaactaactttagtacaaagttgagtcatttacTATGGGACAAAGGGTGTATAActtagattttactgttcatctTAGATCATGTGAGCTCAAGCTCACAATATAAGCTTCCGATAACATGCTCTTTTTTACAAGGAGACTCGAGTCCGTTAGGTAAGACTCACTACAACCGACTTACTAAACCAGCCCAAAGAAGAATTCTACTAGCTCCCACGCCCACAGAGCACTATAACTTTACAACCCATCTCTTAATTTTACAGCTCATGCTAGGTGCACACATAACTTAGCTAGTAGGGCACGGAAGCATTCCTTGGTATTTTACATGATTATTACAACACGCAGATATAAACTCCTGAAAACACGGCTTTGTATCGGTCGCTGCAAACCTCAGAAGCAGTTCGAGCCACCTGATGGCAAACTTCAAACTAGCTACTGCGATGAAGCTTTACTTTTTTTTGCCGGTGAACTGCGATGAGGCATGTACTACCTCTGTAaaaaaaatataagacgttttgtatTACTGCTAAACGCTCGTATATTATTATTATGAGACGGCGAGAAGCTAGAAAGCTAGGTGGCGTGCTTGTCGTCCTTGAGATGGCGCGCCTTCTCCTCCTTCACCTGCGAGGTATCATGGTCTGCAGAAAAAACACAACTCAATTATTGTTAGGCAAAACAAACAGTTATAACTTCCATCATtcataacaaaaaaataaaaagtaCCAGGAGGATGGGTCGGATGCGCCTCGGCAGTTGGACGGCTGAACGCCGGCCGGTCGTCGTCCCTCGCGTACACCCCGCCGAAGCCTTCCTCGTCCGACCTCGTGGAGTAGGCCACCCCGAACGGGTGGCTCGTCACGTCCCTACACGGACCAACCAGCCAACCCAATAAAACGGCATGCAATTTGCAAGGGAAAATTAGCCGTACGTGATCAACCAAGCAATATACTCTTTGGTGTTGTGCGTGTCGTCGCGCGGGTGCTCCATGCCGGGCGCGGCGGACACGCTCCTCCCTCCACGAGCTGCGGCCGCCAACCTCGCGGCGGCGAACCGGCCGAGTCCTGTGCTGGTGCCACTAGTAGACAACCTGAGCGAGAGCATGAGAGAATACAGCTCGTCCGGCGACGATGCCTCTCCAGAGTAGGCCTGGCGAGAGAGCTTAGTTATAGGCAGTGGTGCCGTCGTCGCCAAAGCGATGGCGCGCGTCTGGAATGGCCCGGAGGTGCGTCGTGTCTGCACACGTAAACCCCTTGAAGAAGGAACGAAAGGGACAGGGACGGACGAATTGTACCGGGTAGGATATGAGAATTCTCTGGAATTCGTACGTGTTGCTCGATCGGATAGCCCCTCTCTCTCTCATCCTTGAGAATTTTCTAGGATGCTTAGAGGATTCTAATTGAAAGTCAGGagaatatcatacggaaaccaacaCTTGATGAAAACTGGTAAAAACCACGAGAAAAAGATATTTTGaagttaaaaaaaaataaaaatacggGATGTTAAGAGGTaatgttttattgccacacaaaatttcaagttgaaacacattacgagatgtgagctatgaaaaagacaaaaccaGCGTTGAATAGTGCCGAATAGTAATGCCAGTATTCAATGCTGAATTTgtcttttcatagctcacatctcgtaatgtatttcaacttgaaattttgtgtagcAATAAAACATCACTTTCTTAACATCccatatttttttcaattttttttgaaagtttaaaatataGTTTCCACGAAGTTTTCATTTAATATTGATTTCCGTATGATATTCTCCCTTGAAAGTcactagggcatctccaacgctgacaTAAATTTGCTTCGACACCATGTATATGGCCATTAGTAAATGACAATTTGAAATTCAAACGAAGTTCGATCCATATGCCGCTGAATCATATGAGCGCTAGATCACAGCAGGACCGGACTACATGCCCGatcacaaaagaaaaaaaagacaggTATGCTATAGTTTTTACATGCCTGATCACAAAAGAATATTAGTCCGGTAATCCGTGCAGAAAATTAGATTTTCTGCCCTGCCTGATAAGGATCAAGTAGAGAGATCCTAAGGTTTTTGGCCCAATCTTTCACGGCGAACGGTATAATCAGTAGATAATTTGATTGTTGAGCAGATTAGATCTACTCCACAGACAACAGAACAGATTCTTACGAATCAGCAAGCAAAACAAGCGATATATATTGACGTCCCCGACTTGGGACATTTTTCCTGTCTATTCTTAACTCGAAAATTCAACTCCCTATTACAAATGGCCGGCTGTCAGCTTATATAGGTAAGCCCTAAATCGAAAACTATTCAGATTGGATAGGCCCAACCGAGTTAAAATAACACAATTTAAAATAAAACTCTATGACCCATGACATGGCCTGGATATAAAGCAATGTTCAGCCTAATAAATTAAACCAAAACTGGATAACCAATTATTCTGAGCCACTCCTATTTCGACATGCCGAAACACATTGGTGGTGTTCTAAAATTAGGCTTCACCTCATCCGTAGGAGGAACTACAAATAAAAAGGATCCAAACTTCAGAATATCAGGATGTGGTGAAATAACAGGAGTAATAGATATCCTCCCCTCATCACCCCCCAACTTGACAGGGAACCGTCCTTGGTTTCTCCTTGATGTGTTGGACCTTCGTCTTCATAGTAAACGCATCCACTTTGATATCCTTGTCAAGCATAGGCTGCGGCACATGACGCTTCCCCTTATGCCACAAGGAATAAACATTGGATCTGCCTTCATAAGTGGAACGCCTATCAAATTGCCACGGTCGGCCTAGCAGGACATGACATGCATCCATAGGCAAAACATCACAGACCACCATGTCCTCATAAGTACCTACAGAAATTTTCAGGCGCAACTTATGTGTTACCTTCAGCTTCTCAAAATTATACAACCACTGAACTCAATGTAGTTACGAGTGTTTCCATGTAGGCAACAAGAGAAAATCCACCAAACTCTTGCTGATAATGTTGGTGTAGCCGCCACcatcaataatcaacttgcatgtaGTGTCTTGGACTGTGCATTGGGTCCGAAGAATATTCCAGCGTTGCCCTTGTCCCTCTATGCGATCTGCGGACACACGGTTTACCATCAAGTTAGTGCAATTAGGA from Triticum dicoccoides isolate Atlit2015 ecotype Zavitan chromosome 6A, WEW_v2.0, whole genome shotgun sequence encodes:
- the LOC119318793 gene encoding uncharacterized protein LOC119318793; the encoded protein is MLSLRLSTSGTSTGLGRFAAARLAAAARGGRSVSAAPGMEHPRDDTHNTKEDVTSHPFGVAYSTRSDEEGFGGVYARDDDRPAFSRPTAEAHPTHPPDHDTSQVKEEKARHLKDDKHAT